A window of Apium graveolens cultivar Ventura chromosome 8, ASM990537v1, whole genome shotgun sequence contains these coding sequences:
- the LOC141678886 gene encoding pentatricopeptide repeat-containing protein At2g38420, mitochondrial, producing the protein MSYTNYSRIFLRFKSSFPKTKRKNNPFNFYLRKNRKWPLSPYNAKYQEKLNQQEALRALKQSSSLLSPTHLLSSLIDSFTMYNCNTTPLAYHFVIKTLIKSLKWQELDLVLDRLEKVEIFETPEIIFIDLIESYGNCNKIQESIDLFFKIPNFRCSPSVDCLNCLLLVVCRNRGWLEMVPEIVLKSRKMNIRIDESSYCILIKALCRINKVNHAFGLLVYMVDDGFELDERMCSLILSTLCRQGDLSVDAFTGYLEEMKAYGFCPGRVDWCNVIRFLIKNGKGMDALNVLNQMKVDGIKPDVVCYTMVLDGVIEDGDYAKADELFDEMLVLGVVPDIWTYNVYLCGLFKQKNIDAGMDMLACIENVGCKPDVVTYNGILSTLCESGELKATKEVVNLMISKGVQRNLKTYEILLGGMIRCGKIREACNLLEEMVEKDFVPQCSTFLKLLPALGQTGPGSKELEVLSKITDSCVAPKSSC; encoded by the coding sequence ATGTCTTACACAAATTACTCAAGAATCTTTCTCAGATTCAAATCTTCATTTccaaaaacaaaaagaaaaaacaaTCCTTTCAATTTCTATCTCAGAAAAAATAGAAAATGGCCACTCTCACCTTACAATGCAAAGTACCAAGAAAAATTAAACCAACAAGAAGCTTTAAGAGCTCTCAAACAATCATCATCTTTATTATCACCCACCCATCTTCTCTCCTCTCTCATTGATTCTTTTACAATGTATAATTGTAACACAACTCCTCTTGCTTACCATTTTGTCATCAAAACCCTAATAAAATCTTTAAAGTGGCAAGAACTTGATTTGGTTCTTGATCGTCTTGAAAAAGTTGAAATCTTTGAGACCCCAGAAATTATTTTCATTGATTTGATTGAATCTTATGGAAATTGCAATAAAATTCAAGAAAGTATTGATCTTTTTTTCAAGATTCCTAATTTTAGGTGTAGCCCTTCTGTGGATTGTTTGAATTGTTTACTTTTAGTTGTTTGTAGGAACAGGGGGTGGCTTGAAATGGTGCCTGAGATTGTGTTGAAGAGTCGAAAGATGAATATTAGGATCGATGAGTCGAGTTATTGTATATTGATTAAGGCTTTGTGTAGGATTAATAAGGTTAATCATGCTTTTGGGCTGTTGGTTTATATGGTAGATGATGGTTTTGAGCTTGATGAGAGAATGTGTTCCTTGATTCTTTCCACATTGTGTAGACAGGGTGATTTAAGTGTTGATGCGTTTACGGGTTATTTGGAGGAAATGAAGGCGTACGGGTTTTGCCCTGGGAGGGTAGATTGGTGCAATGTGATTAggtttttgattaagaatggGAAGGGTATGGATGCTTTGAATGTTTTGAATCAAATGAAAGTTGATGGTATTAAGCCCGACGTGGTTTGTTACACTATGGTGTTAGATGGAGTTATTGAGGATGGTGATTATGCCAAGGCAGATGAGCTATTTGATGAAATGCTTGTATTAGGCGTGGTGCCGGATATATGGACTTACAATGTGTATTTATGTGGTTTGTTTAAGCAGAAAAATATTGATGCAGGAATGGATATGCTTGCTTGCATAGAGAATGTGGGGTGTAAACCTGATGTGGTTACTTATAATGGAATTTTGAGCACATTGTGTGAGAGTGGAGAATTAAAGGCGACAAAGGAGGTTGTTAATCTGATGATATCAAAGGGGGTTCAACGTAATTTAAAAACTTATGAGATTTTGCTTGGTGGTATGATTCGTTGTGGTAAAATTCGTGAAGCTTGTAATTTGTTGGAGGAAATGGTTGAAAAAGATTTTGTACCACAGTGTTCAACCTTTTTGAAGCTACTACCAGCTTTAGGTCAGACAGGACCAGGCAGCAAGGAGCTGGAAGTTCTCAGTAAAATTACTGATAGCTGTGTTGCTCCGAAGTCCTCATGTTAG
- the LOC141678502 gene encoding uncharacterized protein LOC141678502, with protein sequence MASSSYSYLHHHLSTASLRRDSASFSARRHLSPSPLQFTIPSASRVITRRYGAHQVTRASVHVVDDRIVEKQQDEETRVLRVGVICGGPSAERGISLNSARSVIDHIQGDDLHVSCYYIDSNLNSFAISTAQVYSNTPADFDFKLESLAQAFQSLTDFAEHLAASVDIVFPVIHGRFGEDGGIQEILEKSNVPFVGTQSNDCRKAFDKYDASLELHKEGFITVPNFVLQGTEFHASGLSKWFSRNELDTDTGKVVVKPTRAGSSIGVTVAYGVSDSLKKAAEIISEGIDDKIIVEIFLEGGSEFTAIVLDVGSDSDCQPIVLLPTEVELQTHGNVDKNEKDAIFNYRRKYLPTQQVAYHTPPRFPIDVIQHIREGASILFKRLGLRDFARIDGWFLPSSTLGSSISDDKFGKSDSGTIIFTDINLISGMEQTSFLFQQASKVGFSHSNILRTIIQHACLRYPHLARFSSGIPSGKSILTSSKQTKKLPAHEPLQKAFVIFGGNTSERQVSLMSGTNVWLNLRASADLEVTPCMLAPSYNTNSDNQNMDLGSMTVWSLPYSLVLRHTTEEVLDACIEAIEPDRAALTSLLRKQVTDDLMEGLQKHSWFSGFDLSDEIPRNYSLEEWIRLAKEVGAAVFIAVHGGIGEDGTLQSLLEAQGVPYTGPGVKASQTCMDKVATSVSLENLSDFGILTINKDVRSKEDLLNMPIISIWNELTSKLHCTTLCVKPARDGCSTGVARLCSSDDLAVYVKALEDCLLRIPPNSFSKAHGMIEMPNPPPDLLIFEPFIETDEILISSQSTNVLKHGLLWEGHSRWIEVTVGVIGNRGSMRSLTPSITVKESGDILSLEEKFQGGTGINLTPPPLSIMSNEALMKCKQRIELIANTLELEGFSRIDAFVNADSGEVLIIEVNTVPGMTPSTVLIHQALAEEPPMYPHSFFRTLFDLASERIM encoded by the exons ATGGCTTCTTCTTCCTATTCATATCTCCACCACCACCTCTCCACCGCCTCTCTCCGCCGCGACTCAGCTTCCTTCTCCGCTCGCCGCCACCTATCACCATCACCTCTCCAATTCACCATCCCCTCAGCTTCCAGGGTTATCACTCGGCGTTACGGAGCTCATCAAGTCACTCGAGCTAGCGTTCATGTAGTCGATGATCGAATTGTTGAAAAACAACAAGATGAAGAAACAAGAGTACTTCGAGTTGGTGTTATTTGCGGAGGTCCTTCTGCTGAGCGTGGCATTTCTCTCAATTCTGCTCGTTCCGTCATCGATCACATTCAG GGGGATGATTTGCATGTGAGCTGTTATTACATTGATTCCAATCTCAATTCTTTTGCGATATCAACTGCACAG GTGTACTCAAATACTCCTGCAGATTTTGACTTTAAACTAGAGAG TCTCGCCCAAGCTTTTCAGTCTCTGACCGACTTTGCAGAGCACCTGGCTGCATCTGTAGACATAGTTTTTCCTGTTATACATGGTCGTTTTGGTGAGGATGGTGGAATTCAG GAGATTCTTGAAAAATCAAATGTGCCGTTTGTTGGCACACAATCGAACGATTGCCGTAAAGCATTTGACAAG TATGATGCCTCCTTGGAGCTCCACAAGGAAGGATTCATTACAGTACCCAATTTTGTACTTCAG GGAACTGAGTTTCATGCATCTGGGTTATCAAAATGGTTTTCAAGAAATGAACTGGACACTGATACAGGGAAAGTTGTG GTAAAACCAACTAGAGCAGGGTCAAGCATTGGAGTTACAGTTGCATATGGCGTAAGTGATTCTCTGAAGAAAGCCGCGGAGATTATTTCGGAG GGGATTGATGACAAAATTATTGTTGAAATATTTCTTGAGGGTGGGAGTGAGTTTACAGCCATTGTCCTTGATGTGGGGTCTGATTCTGATTGCCAACCTATTGTTCTACTGCCAACAGAG GTCGAACTTCAAACCCATGGTAACGTTGATAAAAATGAGAAGGATGCGATTTTTAACTACAGGAGAAAATATCTTCCCACACAACAG GTTGCTTATCACACTCCACCCCGTTTCCCTATAGATGTAATTCAGCATATACGTGAAGGAGCATCAATATTATTTAAACGCCTTGGCTTACGTGATTTTGCTAGGATTGACGGTTGGTTTTTGCCATCTTCCACTCTTGGATCGTCTATATCGGATGATAAGTTTGGAAAGAGTGATTCTGGCACAATTATATTTACTGACATTAATTTG ATTAGCGGGATGGAGCAAACCAGTTTTCTCTTTCAGCAAGCCTCCAAG GTTGGATTTTCACACTCAAATATTCTTCGGACCATCATTCAACATGCCTGCTTGCGGTATCCCCATCTTGCTCGATTTAGTAGTGGAATTCCCTCTGGTAAATCAATATTAACGTCTTCAAAACAAACTAAAAAACTCCCGGCACATGAACCTCTTCAGAAAGCTTTTGTCATCTTTGGTGGAAACACTTCGGAACGTCAAGTATCTCTTATGAGCGGAACTAATGTCTGGCTTAATTTGCGAGCATCTGCTGAT CTGGAAGTAACTCCATGTATGCTGGCCCCTTCATACAATACTAACTCAGATAACCAGAATATGGATCTGGGCTCTATGACAGTTTGGTCTCTACC TTACTCTCTTGTGTTGAGACATACTACGGAAGAAGTTCTAGATGCATGCATAGAGGCAATTGAACCTGACAGGGCTGCATTAACATCTCTTTTGCGTAAACAAGTTACGGATGATCTCATGGAAGGTCTACAGAAACACAGTTGGTTTTCAGGGTTTGATTTATCTGATGAAATACCCAGGAATTACTCACTTGAAGAATGGATAAGGCTAGCCAAAGAAGTTGGGGCTGCGGTTTTTATTGCAG TGCATGGAGGCATTGGTGAAGATGGGACACTTCAATCTTTGTTGGAAGCTCAAGGAGTACCATATACAG GTCCTGGCGTGAAGGCTTCCCAGACATGTATGGACAAAGTGGCGACTTCTGTATCTCTTGAAAAT CTTTCAGATTTTGGAATTCTTACAATTAATAAGGATGTGCGAAGTAAAGAGGATCTTCTAAATATGCCCATCATTTCTATTTGGAATGAACTAACCTCAAAGCTCCATTGTACAACATTATGTGTTAAACCAGCTAGAGATGGATGTTCAACCGGAGTTGCACGATTGTG TTCTTCGGATGACCTTGCTGTGTATGTAAAAGCTTTGGAAGATTGCCTTCTCCGAATTCCTCCAAATAGTTTCTCAAAG GCACACGGAATGATTGAGATGCCAAACCCTCCACCAGATCTTTTAATATTTGAACCATTTATTGAGACTGATGAGATACTTATCTCATCTCAATCAACAAATGTCTTGAAGCATGGTCTCTTGTGGGAAGGACATAGTAGATGGATAGAAGTAACTGTGGGTGTTATAGGGAATCGTGGATCTATGCGCTCACTAACTCCTAGTATAACTGTCAAAGAATCTGGAGATATACTCTCTCTCGAAGAGAAATTTCAGG GTGGAACTGGCATTAATCTGACTCCACCCCCATTGTCGATTATGAG TAACGAGGCTCTGATGAAATGCAAACAACGTATTGAACTTATAGCAAACACACTGGAACTAGAAGGTTTTTCACGTATTGATGCGTTTGTTAATGCTGACAGTGGTGAG GTGCTGATTATAGAGGTCAACACTGTTCCTGGTATGACGCCATCTACTGTTTTGATCCACCAG GCTCTAGCAGAAGAACCTCCCATGTATCCGCATAGCTTTTTCCGAACTCTGTTTGATTTGGCATCTGAGAGGATTATGTAA
- the LOC141679029 gene encoding uncharacterized protein LOC141679029 yields MPSCKDKGSVDVHGDTSSTSSLNGYDSGSQIHLNISTSKKELLTTSEIHSGYHNIIRSLPSRLRFLKFASGSGGLVSPAARFRQFAEKRDEISRTVLSSSNVQGSRKRSKGNFIREFDWGASYKTFKKWIKNPMNMALLLWMICVAISGAILFFVMTGMLDGVLPKKSQRNQWFEVNNQIINALFTLMCLFQHPKRFHHLALLIRWRQDDISRLRKIYCKDGTYKPHEWCHMMVVIILLHVNCFAQYSLCALNLVYKRSERPAIGVAICLVIAVAAPAVAGLYCILSPLGREYELEMDEEEPDRILTVSTNQTSHLRAKVTEKRLSFESKSDQTFLETGPKWRGGLLDIWEDITVAYLSMFCTFCVFGWNMQRLGFGNMYVHIATFLLFCMAPFWIFNLAAVNVDNDNARAALGMTGVILSLLGLLYGGFWRIQMRKRFNLPPNNSCCGIPEYTDCIQWLCCCWCSLAQEVRTADYYDIVEDKLCKKQMNSTVGTPLSPLSREHELKEYRSESSSPLRNSPKVVIQTEDFPGLARSSRDKSGEQSRLQEAITKDEIMKPPLPSLIKREDGSNQES; encoded by the coding sequence ATGCCAAGTTGTAAAGATAAAGGATCAGTGGATGTTCATGGGGACACTTCTTCCACTTCATCGTTAAATGGTTATGATTCAGGTAGTCAAATTCACCTTAACATTTCAACATCCAAAAAGGAACTACTAACCACCAGTGAAATTCATAGTGGATATCATAATATCATTAGAAGCCTTCCCAGTAGGTTGCGATTCCTAAAGTTTGCTTCTGGTAGTGGTGGTTTGGTTTCACCAGCAGCTAGATTTCGTCAGTTTGCAGAGAAAAGAGATGAGATATCACGAACTGTCCTTTCTTCTTCGAATGTGCAAGGTTCTCGGAAACGTTCTAAAGGAAATTTTATACGGGAATTTGATTGGGGTGCCTCATATAAAACCTTCAAAAAATGGATCAAGAACCCAATGAATATGGCACTTCTACTATGGATGATATGTGTTGCAATCTCTGGGGCAATCCTGTTTTTTGTGATGACAGGAATGCTAGATGGTGTTCTGCCAAAAAAATCTCAAAGAAATCAATGGTTTGAGGTTAACAATCAAATCATCAATGCTCTTTTTACCCTCATGTGTTTGTTTCAGCATCCGAAGCGCTTCCACCATCTTGCTCTTCTTATCAGATGGAGGCAGGATGACATCTCTCGTCTCCGAAAGATTTATTGCAAGGATGGAACTTACAAGCCTCATGAATGGTGCCACATGATGGTGGTTATCATTCTACTCCATGTCAATTGCTTTGCACAGTACTCATTGTGTGCTCTGAATTTGGTATATAAACGATCTGAGCGACCGGCTATAGGCGTTGCTATATGCCTTGTCATTGCAGTTGCAGCTCCAGCAGTTGCTGGGCTTTACTGTATTCTTAGTCCACTTGGAAGAGAGTATGAATTGGAAATGGACGAGGAAGAACCAGACCGAATTCTCACAGTCAGCACTAACCAAACTAGCCATTTGCGAGCCAAGGTTACTGAGAAGAGACTGTCTTTTGAATCAAAGTCTGATCAGACGTTTCTCGAGACTGGGCCTAAGTGGAGAGGTGGGCTTTTAGATATATGGGAAGATATAACTGTAGCGTATCTTTCAATGTTTTGTACTTTTTGTGTCTTTGGGTGGAATATGCAAAGACTCGGCTTTGGAAACATGTATGTTCATATTGCAACGTTTCTACTTTTCTGCATGGCACCATTCTGGATATTTAACTTGGCTGCAGTGAATGTTGATAACGACAATGCCAGGGCGGCATTGGGAATGACTGGTGTCATACTTAGTTTGCTTGGTTTACTTTATGGTGGCTTTTGGAGGATTCAAATGAGAAAGAGATTTAACTTGCCGCCTAATAACTCATGTTGTGGAATACCAGAATATACCGATTGTATTCAGTGGCTCTGTTGCTGTTGGTGCTCTCTCGCGCAGGAAGTCCGAACAGCAGATTATTATGATATCGTGGAAGATAAATTATGCAAGAAACAAATGAACAGCACTGTTGGAACCCCGCTTTCCCCTTTGTCGCGTGAACATGAATTAAAAGAATATAGATCTGAGTCGAGTTCTCCACTTAGAAACAGCCCTAAAGTAGTAATTCAGACAGAAGATTTTCCAGGTTTGGCTAGATCCTCTAGAGATAAATCTGGAGAACAATCCAGATTGCAAGAAGCAATAACTAAAGATGAGATTATGAAACCCCCTCTTCCATCATTGATAAAGAGAGAGGATGGCTCGAATCAAGAAAGTTAA